A genome region from Bombus pyrosoma isolate SC7728 linkage group LG14, ASM1482585v1, whole genome shotgun sequence includes the following:
- the LOC122574551 gene encoding YEATS domain-containing protein 2, with amino-acid sequence MSALKDQDPDYGPSDASDEKHQRIYEENARSSTARKITAIIEREFSQEINTKEKEVLELQERLHRASKILHLLRYVIVADFYNRKQCQNSQNGEAKQTQIHPAIKQLIGKSPKLSDSSIISMSTTSNKDSYFTTSESISIYPSSTTGDAAVKIEEASEHYRLEKRRNETDEDPRPKKIPRYIPPKSGVPESQCPSRGIRHKVRKRIIIGNISKWIPPEWREDAASHKWTMYVRGNKENPDINDFVSKVRFFLHPSYRPNDVVEVTSAPFCLSRRGWGEFPLRVQLHFKSALNKPMDIIHYLKLDRTYTGLQTLGSETLVDIWIYADSRNSKRNTGKVIDEDFNENEHNYDVKLENDKDSNLMSDFISNSINKTLELADKSSEVVVKKEPSEDIEINEDLINVKKLLFYIELDHDYCGSKYLNDSERNLTIDHSSTTLTNSFLHKIVTVDNQQKEDREEVTETNNTITSELLINGYLTDLKVQEELTNTSIPLLDEVNRKVLPLSCSRVHSNLRPLKISIPPLFEPSGNRHVLVLQNNKTISVDIAGMDYARNNDSTKSRINLSTSRGISLLKKPLGTETKIQERDPNGTKVQQGLKLQVSKSILLNVNSNVPVLKIAERRNSPNDLSFNFEKESATEQMLKVNNQELKEFKLSRQKITLGKDKYKLQSKKEFYDEIIRTIEKANILNVQGLLRFIVRRMPLITQNASDSDYKRLHPYACTSEEEYFSYSIAKRNACEWNRARMIRYFMKKKPFTEEELWTTKEIMIWARLHGYTPLCPNLSIRSIKQQKSLPVPTIAKSISTCTQPDTFCKWLQIYPDQSNDNLLNSNLHQSNELDIEVDVVNTDVALESKKGLKERKEHKEFVNTKITVLELEKKLVPFYDFICETAREIGIKLISEEIVPTVVHGAAGRMIMRAVECLAEDLVRMSLAKAWERCSDNGYPKVIVLDDVRGALLNREEFDIFTNHGLGSKYRLTATD; translated from the exons ATGAGTGCCTTAAAAGATCAAGATCCCGATTACGGGCCATCCGATGCAAGTGATGAAAAACATCAACgaatttacgaagaaaatg cACGAAGCAGTACAGCAAGAAAGATAACTGCTATTATTGAAAGGGAATTTTCCCAggaaattaatacaaaagagaaagaagtttTAGAGTTACAAGAAAGATTACATAGAGCATCAAAAATCCTTCATCTTTTGCGTTATGTTATTGTTGCTGACTTTTATAATCGCAAACAGTGTCAAAATTCACAAAATGGAGAAGCAAAGCAAACTCAAATTCATCCTGCAATAAAACAGCTGATTGGTAAATCACCAAAGTTATCCGACAGTTCAATTATTTCTATGTCAACAACATCTAACAAAGACAGTTATTTTACCACATCAGAATCAATTTCGATATACCCATCAAGTACCACTGGTGATGCTGcagtaaaaatagaagaagctTCTGAACATTATCgattagaaaaaagaaggaatgaAACGGACGAAGATCCAAGGCCAAAGAAAATTCCACGATATATTCCACCAAAAAGTGGAGTCCCAGAGTCTCAATGTCCATCGAGAGGTATTAGGCACAAAGTGAGGAAACGTATAATTATtggaaacatttcaaaatggATTCCTCCAGAATGGAGAGAAGATGCAGCTAGTCACAAGTGGACAATGTATGTTagaggaaataaagaaaatcctGATATTAATGATTTTGTTAGCAAAGTTCGATTCTTTTTACATCCTAGTTATAGACCTAATGATGTTGTCGAAGTTACATCAGCACCATTTTGTCTTTCAAGACGCGGTTGGGGTGAATTCCCGCTAAGAGTACAATTGCATTTTAAAAGTGCTCTCAATAAGCCAATGGACATAATtcattatttgaaattagacCGTACTTATACTGGTCTACAAACTTTAGGATCCGAGACACTTGTCGATATATGGATCTACGCAGACTCCCGAAATTCTAAACGAAATACGGGTAAAGTAATTGACGAAGATTTTAATGAGAACGAGCATAATTACGATGTGAAGCTAGAAAATGACAAAGATTCTAATCTCATGTCTGATTTTATAAGTaacagtataaataaaacattagaATTAGCAGATAAGAGCAGTGAAGTGGTAGTTAAGAAAGAACCCTCAgaagatatagaaattaatgaagatttaataaatgtgaaaaaactgttattttatatagaactTGATCATGATTATTGTGGTTCCAAGTACTTAAATGAttctgaaagaaatttaactaTTGACCATTCATCAACAACATTAactaattcatttttacataaGATTGTCACAGTAGATAATCAGCAGAAAGAAGATAGAGAGGAGGTCACTGAAACTAATAACACAATAACAAGTGaacttttaataaatggaTATTTAACAGACTTAAAGGTACAAGAGGAATTAACAAACACAAGCATACCTTTGTTAGATGAAGTTAATCGGAAAGTACTTCCTCTAAGTTGCTCCAGAGTTCACTCGAACCTTCGtcctttgaaaatttctattcctcCATTATTTGAACCATCTGGAAATAGACATGTCTTAGTTCTTCAGAACAATAAAACGATTTCTGTAGATATTGCAGGTATGGATTATGCCCGTAATAACGATTCAACAAAATCAAGGATAAATTTATCTACTTCTCGTGGTATTAGTTTGTTGAAGAAACCTTTAGGCACAGAAACTAAAATCCAAGAACGAGATCCTAATGGAACAAAGGTACAACAAGGATTAAAGCTTCAAGTCTCTAAAAGTATTCTCTTAAATGTAAATTCCAATGTACCAGTACTGAAGATAGCTGAGAGAAGAAATTCACCAAAtgatctttcttttaattttgaaaaagaatcaGCTACTGAACAGATGTTAAAAGTGAACAATCAAGAATTGAAGGAATTCAAGTTATCACGCCAGAAAATCACTTTAGGCAAGGATAAATACAAGCTCCAAAGTAAAAAGGAGTTTTACGACGAAATTATCCGAACAATTGAGAAAGCAAATATTCTAAACGTTCAAGGCCTATTACGATTCATTGTTAGAAGAATGCCCTTGATAACTCAAAATGCTTCCGACTCCGATTACAAACGACTACATCCTTATGCCTGCACGAGCGAAGAAGAATACTTTAGCTATAGTATAGCGAAGCGAAATGCCTGTGAATGGAATCGAGCAAGGatgatacgatattttatgaagaaaaagCCATTCACGGAGGAAGAATTATGGACCACTAAGGAAATAATGATTTGGGCGAGATTGCACGGTTATACGCCTCTTTGTCCGAATTTGAGTATTCGGTCAATAAAACAGCAAAAGAGTTTACCTGTTCCCACAATTGCCAAAAGCATTTCTACATGTACACAGCCTGATACTTTCTGCAAGTGGCTTCAAATTTATCCAGATCAATCAAATGATAATTTGCTTAACTCTAATTTACATCAATCCAACGAATTGGACATTGAGGTTGATGTTGTAAATACTGATGTTGCACTAGAAAGTAAGAAAGGactaaaagaaagaaaagagcatAAGGAATTTGTAAACACGAAAATTACAGTATTGGAActtgaaaagaaattagtgccgttttatgattttatttgtgAAACTGCCAGAGAAATTGGTATTAAGCTAATTTCTGAAGAAATTGTACCCACTGTCGTACATGGCGCAGCTGGTCGAATGATAATGCGG GCTGTTGAATGCCTTGCAGAGGATTTAGTCAGAATGTCTTTGGCGAAAGCTTGGGAAAGATGCAGTGATAATGG atATCCGAAGGTGATCGTTTTGGACGATGTACGTGGAGCCCTTCTAAATCGTgaagaatttgatatttttacaaatcacGGATTAGGCTCAAAATATCGGTTAACGGCTACAGATTAg
- the LOC122574555 gene encoding uncharacterized protein LOC122574555 isoform X3 — MAEEEICGFLDVKFCGSKSKVHKVKKRTLGPWKVWKRHWCSFQKLGSELGVRVNLDYCIGNDNSSSSNDKENFIVIPLDAIICRTQSRSKQFAFGIFPIKDRKPLLYLAGNSETESQRWMANIRQLLRPRKIKFVPGSYKISMVDNPHSKASGLTELFSGLYGDLITSTLGVIIKDIHSGETLENFEWDELNQFHLITAGRPDDVKCICVIHTSKKFRAGIGELHLFCLEAGKLLQDLVTQGRGPRHKQTNGRPLSLSEGDIRAISHDERLRSYSVTTGRMELKILSKRRESNERYEEISYRVSGKINEDVYQPEPYGHYHVRRYSDISATSGIYEEIPDESDMSAVAASNFYMENLFCNRLSEEPPPLPPRQRCASESMKGSRLQDIRASGPSSLPLTSHKNSVRIEKNNLGFQRITDESNYVPMSPRLKDITLVEMQAALQENDYVIMR, encoded by the exons atgGCTGAGGAAGAAATCTGTGGATTTCTAGATGTCAAGTTTTGTGGTAGCAAGTCCAAAGTTCATAAGGTAAAAAAGAGAACATTGGGCCCTTGGAAAGTTTGGAAAAGGCATTGGTGTTCCTTTCAAAAACTAGGTTCTGAATTAGGAGTCAGAGTAAATCTTGATTATTGTATTGGCAACGATAATAGTTCATCATCAAAtgacaaagaaaatttcatagtaATACCATTGGATGCCATTATTTGCCGTACCCAATCTAGATCTAAGCAATTTGCTTTTGGTATATTTCCTATCAAAGATAGGAAACCATTGCTCTATTTAGCTGGTAATTCAGAGACAGAGTCACAGCGGTGGATGGCAAATATTAGACAGCTATTAAGACCTAGAAAGATTAAATTTGTACCAGgatcttataaaatatctatggTAGACAATCCACATTCCAAAGCATCAGGATTGACAG aaCTTTTTTCAGGACTATATGGTGATTTGATAACAAGCACATTAGGAGTAATAATAAAGGATATTCATTCTGGTGAAACATTAGAGAATTTTGAGTGGGATGAACTAAATCAGTTTCACTTGATCACGGCAGGACGACCAGATGACGTTAAATGTATTTGTGTGATTCATACATCAAAAAAATTCCGTGCTGGAATTGGTGAACTACATTTGTTTTGTTTAGAAGCTGGTAAATTGTTGCAAGATTTGGTAACTCAGGGCCGTGGTCCAAGACACAAGCAAACTAATGGACGACCTTTAAGCTTAAGTGAAGGTGATATTAGAGCAATATCCCATGATGAACGTTTGCGAAGTTATTCAGTAACAACTGGAagaatggaattaaaaatattatctaaaaGAAGAGAATCTAATGAAAGATATGAAGAAATAAGCTATAGAGTGTCTGGTAAAATAAATGAGGATGTTTATCAGCCAGAACCATATGGCCATTATCATGTTAGAAGATACTCTGATATTTCTGCAACTTCTGGGATTTATGAAGAAATTCCAGATGAATCCGACATGAGTGCAGTAGCTGcctcaaatttttatatggaGAATCTCTTTTGTAATCGACTGTCGGAAGAGCCACCACCTTTGCCTCCACGTCAGAGGTGCGCTTCAGAGTCCATGAAAGGAAGCAG gTTGCAAGATATTCGGGCTTCTGGACCTAGTAGTTTACCTTTAACATCTCATAAAAACTCTGTAcgaatcgagaaaaataatttaggaTTCCAAAGAATAACGGATGAGTCTAATTACGTTCCCATGTCACCTCGATTAAAAGATATCACGTTAGTAGAAATGCAAGCGGCTCTACAAGAAAATGATTACGTTATTATGCGATAG
- the LOC122574555 gene encoding uncharacterized protein LOC122574555 isoform X2: MKKYFSFASDNKLKEREMAEEEICGFLDVKFCGSKSKVHKVKKRTLGPWKVWKRHWCSFQKLGSELGVRVNLDYCIGNDNSSSSNDKENFIVIPLDAIICRTQSRSKQFAFGIFPIKDRKPLLYLAGNSETESQRWMANIRQLLRPRKIKFVPGSYKISMVDNPHSKASGLTGLYGDLITSTLGVIIKDIHSGETLENFEWDELNQFHLITAGRPDDVKCICVIHTSKKFRAGIGELHLFCLEAGKLLQDLVTQGRGPRHKQTNGRPLSLSEGDIRAISHDERLRSYSVTTGRMELKILSKRRESNERYEEISYRVSGKINEDVYQPEPYGHYHVRRYSDISATSGIYEEIPDESDMSAVAASNFYMENLFCNRLSEEPPPLPPRQRCASESMKGSRLQDIRASGPSSLPLTSHKNSVRIEKNNLGFQRITDESNYVPMSPRLKDITLVEMQAALQENDYVIMR, translated from the exons atgaaaaagtatttctCTTTCGCATCTGATAATAAGCTTAAG gagagagaaatgGCTGAGGAAGAAATCTGTGGATTTCTAGATGTCAAGTTTTGTGGTAGCAAGTCCAAAGTTCATAAGGTAAAAAAGAGAACATTGGGCCCTTGGAAAGTTTGGAAAAGGCATTGGTGTTCCTTTCAAAAACTAGGTTCTGAATTAGGAGTCAGAGTAAATCTTGATTATTGTATTGGCAACGATAATAGTTCATCATCAAAtgacaaagaaaatttcatagtaATACCATTGGATGCCATTATTTGCCGTACCCAATCTAGATCTAAGCAATTTGCTTTTGGTATATTTCCTATCAAAGATAGGAAACCATTGCTCTATTTAGCTGGTAATTCAGAGACAGAGTCACAGCGGTGGATGGCAAATATTAGACAGCTATTAAGACCTAGAAAGATTAAATTTGTACCAGgatcttataaaatatctatggTAGACAATCCACATTCCAAAGCATCAGGATTGACAG GACTATATGGTGATTTGATAACAAGCACATTAGGAGTAATAATAAAGGATATTCATTCTGGTGAAACATTAGAGAATTTTGAGTGGGATGAACTAAATCAGTTTCACTTGATCACGGCAGGACGACCAGATGACGTTAAATGTATTTGTGTGATTCATACATCAAAAAAATTCCGTGCTGGAATTGGTGAACTACATTTGTTTTGTTTAGAAGCTGGTAAATTGTTGCAAGATTTGGTAACTCAGGGCCGTGGTCCAAGACACAAGCAAACTAATGGACGACCTTTAAGCTTAAGTGAAGGTGATATTAGAGCAATATCCCATGATGAACGTTTGCGAAGTTATTCAGTAACAACTGGAagaatggaattaaaaatattatctaaaaGAAGAGAATCTAATGAAAGATATGAAGAAATAAGCTATAGAGTGTCTGGTAAAATAAATGAGGATGTTTATCAGCCAGAACCATATGGCCATTATCATGTTAGAAGATACTCTGATATTTCTGCAACTTCTGGGATTTATGAAGAAATTCCAGATGAATCCGACATGAGTGCAGTAGCTGcctcaaatttttatatggaGAATCTCTTTTGTAATCGACTGTCGGAAGAGCCACCACCTTTGCCTCCACGTCAGAGGTGCGCTTCAGAGTCCATGAAAGGAAGCAG gTTGCAAGATATTCGGGCTTCTGGACCTAGTAGTTTACCTTTAACATCTCATAAAAACTCTGTAcgaatcgagaaaaataatttaggaTTCCAAAGAATAACGGATGAGTCTAATTACGTTCCCATGTCACCTCGATTAAAAGATATCACGTTAGTAGAAATGCAAGCGGCTCTACAAGAAAATGATTACGTTATTATGCGATAG
- the LOC122574555 gene encoding uncharacterized protein LOC122574555 isoform X1 produces the protein MKKYFSFASDNKLKEREMAEEEICGFLDVKFCGSKSKVHKVKKRTLGPWKVWKRHWCSFQKLGSELGVRVNLDYCIGNDNSSSSNDKENFIVIPLDAIICRTQSRSKQFAFGIFPIKDRKPLLYLAGNSETESQRWMANIRQLLRPRKIKFVPGSYKISMVDNPHSKASGLTELFSGLYGDLITSTLGVIIKDIHSGETLENFEWDELNQFHLITAGRPDDVKCICVIHTSKKFRAGIGELHLFCLEAGKLLQDLVTQGRGPRHKQTNGRPLSLSEGDIRAISHDERLRSYSVTTGRMELKILSKRRESNERYEEISYRVSGKINEDVYQPEPYGHYHVRRYSDISATSGIYEEIPDESDMSAVAASNFYMENLFCNRLSEEPPPLPPRQRCASESMKGSRLQDIRASGPSSLPLTSHKNSVRIEKNNLGFQRITDESNYVPMSPRLKDITLVEMQAALQENDYVIMR, from the exons atgaaaaagtatttctCTTTCGCATCTGATAATAAGCTTAAG gagagagaaatgGCTGAGGAAGAAATCTGTGGATTTCTAGATGTCAAGTTTTGTGGTAGCAAGTCCAAAGTTCATAAGGTAAAAAAGAGAACATTGGGCCCTTGGAAAGTTTGGAAAAGGCATTGGTGTTCCTTTCAAAAACTAGGTTCTGAATTAGGAGTCAGAGTAAATCTTGATTATTGTATTGGCAACGATAATAGTTCATCATCAAAtgacaaagaaaatttcatagtaATACCATTGGATGCCATTATTTGCCGTACCCAATCTAGATCTAAGCAATTTGCTTTTGGTATATTTCCTATCAAAGATAGGAAACCATTGCTCTATTTAGCTGGTAATTCAGAGACAGAGTCACAGCGGTGGATGGCAAATATTAGACAGCTATTAAGACCTAGAAAGATTAAATTTGTACCAGgatcttataaaatatctatggTAGACAATCCACATTCCAAAGCATCAGGATTGACAG aaCTTTTTTCAGGACTATATGGTGATTTGATAACAAGCACATTAGGAGTAATAATAAAGGATATTCATTCTGGTGAAACATTAGAGAATTTTGAGTGGGATGAACTAAATCAGTTTCACTTGATCACGGCAGGACGACCAGATGACGTTAAATGTATTTGTGTGATTCATACATCAAAAAAATTCCGTGCTGGAATTGGTGAACTACATTTGTTTTGTTTAGAAGCTGGTAAATTGTTGCAAGATTTGGTAACTCAGGGCCGTGGTCCAAGACACAAGCAAACTAATGGACGACCTTTAAGCTTAAGTGAAGGTGATATTAGAGCAATATCCCATGATGAACGTTTGCGAAGTTATTCAGTAACAACTGGAagaatggaattaaaaatattatctaaaaGAAGAGAATCTAATGAAAGATATGAAGAAATAAGCTATAGAGTGTCTGGTAAAATAAATGAGGATGTTTATCAGCCAGAACCATATGGCCATTATCATGTTAGAAGATACTCTGATATTTCTGCAACTTCTGGGATTTATGAAGAAATTCCAGATGAATCCGACATGAGTGCAGTAGCTGcctcaaatttttatatggaGAATCTCTTTTGTAATCGACTGTCGGAAGAGCCACCACCTTTGCCTCCACGTCAGAGGTGCGCTTCAGAGTCCATGAAAGGAAGCAG gTTGCAAGATATTCGGGCTTCTGGACCTAGTAGTTTACCTTTAACATCTCATAAAAACTCTGTAcgaatcgagaaaaataatttaggaTTCCAAAGAATAACGGATGAGTCTAATTACGTTCCCATGTCACCTCGATTAAAAGATATCACGTTAGTAGAAATGCAAGCGGCTCTACAAGAAAATGATTACGTTATTATGCGATAG